A region from the Panthera uncia isolate 11264 chromosome D3 unlocalized genomic scaffold, Puncia_PCG_1.0 HiC_scaffold_8, whole genome shotgun sequence genome encodes:
- the NARS1 gene encoding asparagine--tRNA ligase, cytoplasmic codes for MSLEVTGPTAGMVLELYVSDREGNDATGDGTKEKPFKTGLKALMTVGKEPFPTIYIDSQKENERWDVISKSQMKNIKKMWHREQMKSESREKKEAEDNLRREKNLEEAKKITIKNDPSLPEPKCVKIHALEGYRGQRVKVFGWVHRLRRQGKNLMFLVLRDGTGYLQCVLSDDLCQCYNGVVLATESSVAVYGMLNLTPKGKQAPGGHELSCDFWELIGLAPAGGADNLINEESDVDVQLNNRHMMIRGENMSKILKARSVVTRCFRDHFFDRGYYEVTPPTLVQTQVEGGATLFKLDYFGEEAFLTQSSQLYLETCIPALGDVFCIAQSYRAEQSRTRRHLAEYTHVEAECPFLTFEELLNRLEDLVCDVVDRVLKSPAASIVRDLNPNFKPPKRPFKRMNYSDAIVWLKEHDIKKEDGTFYEFGEDIPEAPERLMTDTINEPILLCRFPVEIKSFYMQRCPEDSRLTESVDVLMPNVGEIVGGSMRIWDSEEMLAGYKREGIDPTPYYWYTDQRKYGTCPHGGYGLGLERFLTWILNRYHIRDVCLYPRFVQRCKP; via the exons ATGTCCTTGGAGGTGACCGGGCCGACCGCAGGGATGGTACTAG AGCTCTATGTCTCGGATCGAGAGGGAAATGATGCTACAGGTGATGGAACCAAGGAGAAACCTTTTAAAACAGGTCTAAAG GCTTTGATGACGGTAGGAAAAGAGCCCTTCCCCACCATTTACATagattcacaaaaagaaaatgag AGGTGGGATGTTATTTCTAAATCACAGatgaagaacattaaaaaaatgtggcataGGGAACAAATGAAGAGTGAATCCCGGGAAAAGAAAGAG GCAGAAGACAATTTGCGAAGAGAAAAGAACCTGGAAGAAGCAAAGAAGATTACCATCAAAAACGATCCAAGTCTCCCAGAGCCAAAATGT GTGAAGATTCATGCACTGGAAGGATACAGAGGCCAAAGAGTAAAGGTATTTGGCTGGGTCCACAGGCTGCGTAGGCAAG GAAAGAATTTAATGTTCCTAGTGTTGCGGGATGGTACGGGTTATCTTCAATGTGTCTTGTCGGATGACTTG TGTCAGTGTTACAATGGAGTAGTCTTGGCCACCGAGAGTAGCGTTGCAGTCTATGGGATGCTAAATCTGACCCCAAAGGGCAAGCAG GCTCCCGGTGGCCATGAGCTGAGCTGTGACTTCTGGGAACTGATCGGGTTGGCCCCTGCCGGAGGAGCTGATAACCTGATCAACGAGGAGTCGGATGTTGATGTCCAGCTCAACAACCGACACATGATGATCCGGGGAGAAAACATGTCCAAGATCCTGAAAGCACGTTCCGTGGTCACTAGGTGCTTTCGAGATCACTTCTTTGATAGGGGATACTATGAA GTTACTCCTCCAACGTTAGTGCAAACACAGGTGGAAGGTGGTGCTACGCTCTTCAAGCTGGACTATTTTGGGGAAGAGGCATTTTTGACTCAGTCCTCTCAGTTGTACCTCGAGACCTGCATTCCGGCCCTGGGAGATGTGTTTTGTATTGCACAGTCATACCGGGCAGAACAGTCCAGAACACGAAGGCACCTGGCTGA ATACACACACGTGGAAGCAGAGTGCCCTTTCCTGACCTTTGAGGAGCTCCTGAATCGATTGGAGGACTTGGTTTGTGATGTGGTGGACAGAGTCTTGAAATCACCTGCAGCAAGCATAGTTCGTGACCTCAACCCG AACTTCAAGCCCCCCAAACGGCCTTTTAAGCGAATGAACTATTCAGATGCTATCGTGTGGCTGAAAGAACACGACATAAAGAAAGAAGATGGAACTTTCTATGAATTTGGAGAG GATATCCCAGAAGCTCCTGAGAGACTGATGACAGACACCATTAATGAGCCCATCTTGCTATGTCGATTTCCCGTAGAGATCAAGTCCTTCTACATGCAGCGATGTCCTGAGGATTCCCGCCTTACAGAATCT gtGGATGTGTTGATGCCAAATGTTGGTGAGATTGTGGGAGGCTCAATGCGTATCTGGGATAGTGAAGAAATGCTGGCGGGTTATAAAAGGGAAGGGATTGACCCCACTCCCTACTACTGGTACACAGATCAG agaaaatatGGCACATGTCCTCATGGCGGATATGGCTTGGGCTTGGAACGATTCTTGACCTGGATTCTGAATAGGTATCACATCCGAGACGTATGCTTATACCCACGATTTGTCCAGCGTTGCAAACCATAA